One Mycolicibacterium sarraceniae genomic window carries:
- the fabG gene encoding 3-oxoacyl-ACP reductase FabG: MFSSLQGRSAIVTGGSKGLGRGIAEVFAAAGINVLITGRTQADIDATVAELGDRPGRVSGLAADVANPHDCQRVVAAAVERHGGVDIVCANAGVFPQCRLEDLTPEDIEHVLSVNFKGTVFMVQASLAALAASGHGRVIVTSSITGPITGYPGWSHYGASKAAQLGFLRTAAMELARRKITMNAVLPGNIITEGLIDMGQDYIDQMAAAIPSGRLGTVADIGNAALFFATDEAAFITGQTLVVDGGQVLPESAAAIADL, encoded by the coding sequence ATGTTCTCCTCACTTCAGGGCCGGTCGGCCATTGTCACCGGTGGCAGTAAGGGTCTGGGCCGCGGCATCGCCGAGGTCTTCGCCGCGGCCGGCATCAATGTGCTTATCACCGGACGGACCCAGGCCGACATCGACGCAACCGTCGCGGAGTTGGGCGACCGCCCGGGCCGAGTCAGCGGGTTGGCCGCCGATGTGGCCAACCCCCACGACTGCCAACGCGTCGTCGCCGCCGCCGTCGAACGACACGGCGGCGTGGATATCGTCTGCGCGAACGCCGGTGTCTTTCCGCAGTGCCGTCTGGAGGATCTGACACCCGAGGACATCGAGCACGTACTGTCGGTCAACTTCAAGGGCACCGTGTTCATGGTTCAGGCCTCGCTCGCGGCACTGGCCGCCAGCGGGCACGGCCGGGTCATCGTCACCTCCTCCATAACCGGTCCCATCACCGGCTACCCCGGCTGGTCACACTACGGTGCCAGCAAGGCCGCTCAGCTCGGCTTCCTGCGCACGGCGGCAATGGAATTGGCGCGCAGGAAGATCACCATGAACGCGGTGCTGCCCGGCAACATCATCACCGAGGGCCTGATCGACATGGGCCAGGACTACATCGACCAGATGGCGGCGGCCATCCCGTCGGGCCGGCTCGGCACGGTGGCCGACATCGGCAACGCAGCCCTGTTCTTCGCCACCGACGAGGCGGCATTCATCACCGGCCAGACGCTGGTGGTCGACGGCGGCCAGGTTTTGCCGGAATCCGCGGCGGCGATTGCGGATCTGTAA